In one Pseudomonas sp. R84 genomic region, the following are encoded:
- a CDS encoding ABC transporter permease, producing the protein MAIRYGKGLIGGAVVIALLALLVHWIGINTIEHYRDDLLFYLQAHLILVLASMLAALVVGIPAGIFLSRPTMVGRAERFMQIFNIGNTVPPLAVLAIALGVLGIGSGPAIFALFLASLLPIVRNTYEGLKNVQGSLKEAAVGIGMTPRQVLWKVELPNAVPIIVGGVRVALAINVGTAPLAFLIGANSLGSLIFPGIALNNQPQLLLGAACTALLALLLDGVVTLASRIWLERGLRPS; encoded by the coding sequence GTGGCTATCCGCTATGGCAAAGGGCTGATTGGAGGTGCGGTGGTGATCGCGCTCCTGGCCCTGCTGGTCCACTGGATCGGCATCAACACGATCGAACACTACCGCGACGATTTGTTGTTTTACCTGCAAGCTCATCTGATTCTCGTCCTCGCTTCAATGCTGGCCGCCCTGGTCGTGGGCATCCCCGCCGGTATCTTTCTCAGTCGCCCGACCATGGTCGGCCGCGCTGAACGCTTCATGCAGATCTTCAATATCGGTAACACCGTGCCTCCGCTGGCCGTGCTCGCGATTGCCTTGGGCGTCCTCGGCATTGGCAGTGGCCCAGCGATCTTCGCTTTGTTCCTCGCCTCCCTGTTGCCGATTGTGCGCAACACCTACGAAGGCCTGAAAAACGTCCAGGGCTCGCTGAAAGAAGCGGCCGTCGGCATCGGCATGACCCCGCGCCAGGTACTGTGGAAAGTCGAATTGCCCAACGCCGTGCCGATCATCGTCGGTGGCGTGCGCGTGGCTTTGGCGATCAACGTCGGCACCGCGCCGCTGGCGTTCCTGATCGGTGCCAACAGCCTCGGCAGCCTGATCTTCCCTGGCATCGCCCTGAACAATCAGCCGCAACTGCTGCTCGGCGCCGCGTGCACCGCACTGCTGGCCTTGCTGCTTGATGGCGTCGTCACCCTCGCCAGCCGTATCTGGCTGGAACGCGGTTTGCGCCCGTCTTAA
- a CDS encoding MFS transporter → MTSRLTHLLRLNGYFGAMAWVLAALLFINRLSSMVKLFMALYLRHELGLAIETVGWLLSAYGAGLLVGSMLGGWLSDHVRTARLTAALFFISVWVLMLLGLVTQVPLLAALLLLSGTIDGAIRTLHQRLIMEYCEVAQRSRAQALSRVARNLGMAAAGVAGGVLAQTDFRWVFFGSAAMTLLALLWFVRTTWQRPVLINDEKSTDDSGSGVPYRDKPFLWLLAATAVLGIAFDTVYSTLGNYLRDYYQLSTEAIGWQFGLNALLVIALQIPLSHWGERWGMRRQMLLGSVLLACGLGMLPFGSGLFYVCLSTLIWTLGEAFFMPPLNVLAMRFAQGGKSGQYFGLFFMSWSASALLSPVLSGQLYGHFGGHSVWLASALMVLISIPLTWQATRVRPVA, encoded by the coding sequence ATGACGAGTCGCCTGACTCACTTGCTACGGCTGAACGGCTATTTCGGCGCAATGGCCTGGGTGCTCGCGGCGCTGTTGTTCATCAATCGCTTGAGCAGCATGGTCAAGCTGTTCATGGCGCTCTACCTGCGTCACGAGCTGGGGCTGGCGATTGAGACGGTTGGCTGGCTGTTGTCGGCGTACGGCGCGGGGTTGCTGGTCGGTTCGATGCTCGGTGGCTGGCTCAGTGATCATGTGCGCACGGCGCGGCTGACGGCGGCGCTGTTCTTTATTTCGGTGTGGGTGCTGATGCTGTTGGGGCTGGTCACGCAAGTGCCGTTGCTGGCGGCTTTGCTGTTGCTCAGCGGTACCATCGATGGGGCTATTCGCACGCTGCATCAGCGGCTGATCATGGAATATTGCGAGGTGGCGCAGCGCTCGCGCGCGCAGGCTTTGAGCCGGGTTGCGCGCAACCTTGGGATGGCCGCCGCCGGTGTCGCGGGCGGGGTGTTGGCGCAGACCGATTTTCGCTGGGTGTTTTTCGGCAGCGCGGCGATGACGTTGTTGGCGCTGCTCTGGTTTGTTCGCACCACGTGGCAACGACCGGTGCTGATCAATGACGAAAAGTCCACGGATGACTCAGGTTCCGGGGTGCCGTATCGCGACAAACCGTTCCTCTGGTTGCTGGCGGCGACGGCCGTGCTTGGCATCGCGTTTGATACGGTCTACAGCACACTGGGTAACTATCTGCGTGATTACTATCAGTTGAGCACCGAGGCGATCGGTTGGCAGTTCGGCCTCAATGCGTTGTTGGTGATTGCCCTGCAGATTCCGCTGTCGCATTGGGGCGAGCGCTGGGGTATGCGCCGGCAAATGCTGCTCGGCAGTGTGTTACTGGCTTGCGGGTTGGGCATGCTGCCGTTCGGTTCCGGGCTGTTTTACGTCTGCTTGTCGACGCTGATCTGGACCTTGGGCGAGGCCTTTTTCATGCCGCCGCTGAATGTGCTGGCCATGCGTTTTGCCCAAGGCGGTAAAAGCGGTCAGTACTTCGGCCTGTTCTTTATGAGCTGGAGCGCCAGTGCGCTGTTGTCACCGGTACTCAGTGGCCAGTTGTACGGTCATTTCGGCGGCCACAGTGTGTGGCTGGCGAGTGCGCTGATGGTGTTGATTTCCATCCCGCTGACTTGGCAGGCCACGCGCGTGCGCCCGGTCGCTTAG
- a CDS encoding peptide chain release factor 3, which translates to MTNQAAEVAKRRTFAIISHPDAGKTTITEKLLLMGKAIAVAGTVKSRKSDRHATSDWMEMEKQRGISITTSVMQFPYREHMINLLDTPGHEDFSEDTYRTLTAVDSALMVLDGGKGVEPRTIALMDVCRLRDTPIVSFINKLDRDIRDPIELLDEIEAVLKIKAAPITWPIGCYRDFKGVYHLADDYIIVYTAGHGHERTETKIIEKLDSDEARAHLGDEYERFIEQLELVQGACHEFNQQEFLDGQLTPVFFGTALGNFGVDHVLDAVVDWAPRPLARVANERTVEPVEEKFSGFIFKIQANMDPKHRDRIAFMRICSGKYEKGMKMRHVRTGKDVRIGDALTFFSSEREQLEEAFAGDIIGLHNHGTIQIGDTFSEGETLGFTGIPHFAPELFRRVRLRDPLKSKQLRQGLQQLAEEGATQVFFPERSNDIILGAVGVLQFDVVASRLKEEYKVECSYEPITVYSARWIECSDKKKLEEFSNKAVENLAVDGGGHLTYLAPTRVNLALMEERWPDVKFRATREHH; encoded by the coding sequence ATGACCAACCAGGCCGCCGAAGTCGCGAAACGCCGCACTTTCGCCATTATTTCCCACCCCGATGCCGGTAAAACCACGATCACCGAAAAGCTCCTGTTGATGGGCAAGGCGATTGCAGTGGCCGGTACGGTGAAATCCCGTAAATCCGATCGCCATGCGACATCCGACTGGATGGAGATGGAGAAGCAGCGGGGTATTTCCATTACCACGTCGGTCATGCAGTTCCCGTATCGCGAACACATGATCAACCTGCTCGATACCCCGGGCCACGAAGACTTCTCCGAAGATACCTACCGTACCCTGACGGCGGTGGACTCGGCATTGATGGTCCTCGACGGCGGTAAAGGTGTCGAGCCACGGACCATTGCGCTGATGGACGTCTGCCGTCTGCGTGACACGCCGATCGTCAGCTTCATCAACAAACTCGACCGTGATATCCGCGACCCGATCGAACTGCTCGATGAAATCGAAGCCGTTCTTAAGATCAAGGCCGCACCGATCACCTGGCCGATCGGTTGCTACCGCGACTTCAAGGGCGTGTACCACCTGGCCGACGACTACATCATTGTCTACACCGCCGGTCACGGTCACGAACGCACCGAAACCAAGATCATCGAGAAGCTCGACTCCGACGAAGCCCGCGCGCATTTGGGCGACGAGTACGAGCGTTTCATCGAACAGTTGGAACTGGTTCAGGGCGCCTGCCACGAATTCAACCAGCAGGAATTTCTCGACGGTCAGCTGACTCCGGTGTTCTTCGGTACTGCACTGGGCAACTTCGGTGTTGACCACGTTCTCGATGCTGTTGTTGATTGGGCGCCGCGTCCGCTGGCCCGTGTGGCCAACGAGCGTACCGTTGAGCCAGTGGAAGAGAAGTTCTCGGGCTTCATCTTCAAGATCCAGGCGAACATGGACCCGAAACACCGCGACCGCATTGCCTTCATGCGCATTTGCTCCGGCAAGTACGAAAAAGGCATGAAGATGCGCCACGTGCGCACCGGCAAGGACGTGCGCATCGGCGACGCCTTGACGTTCTTCTCCTCCGAGCGCGAGCAGCTTGAAGAAGCCTTTGCCGGCGACATCATTGGTCTGCACAACCACGGTACGATCCAGATCGGCGACACCTTCAGTGAAGGTGAAACCCTCGGGTTTACCGGTATCCCGCACTTTGCGCCGGAGCTGTTCCGTCGTGTGCGTCTGCGTGATCCGCTGAAGTCCAAGCAGTTGCGTCAGGGTCTGCAGCAGTTGGCTGAAGAGGGCGCGACGCAGGTGTTTTTCCCGGAGCGCAGCAACGACATCATTCTGGGCGCCGTCGGTGTGCTGCAGTTCGATGTGGTCGCGAGTCGTTTGAAGGAGGAGTACAAGGTTGAGTGCTCGTATGAGCCGATCACTGTGTATTCCGCGCGCTGGATTGAGTGCAGCGACAAGAAGAAGCTTGAGGAGTTTTCCAACAAGGCTGTGGAGAACCTTGCCGTTGATGGCGGTGGTCACCTGACTTACCTGGCGCCTACGCGGGTTAATCTGGCGTTGATGGAAGAGCGTTGGCCGGATGTGAAATTCCGGGCGACGCGTGAGCATCATTAA
- a CDS encoding glycine betaine ABC transporter substrate-binding protein has translation MKRFSLILGCILLFAGVAQAVEKPVIRLGARVFTEQTLLAEITAQYLRSKGYDAQITGGLGSNLARSAHESGQLDMLWEYTGVSLVAYNHVTEKLDSAQSYAKVKELDAKKGLVWLTPSKFSNTYALALPKKVAEEYPQITNISQLNEVLRAEAKTNHLVALDTEFANRSDGLIGMVDLYGMNLSRKNIRQMDAGLVYTALRNGQVFAGLVYTTDGRLNAFGLKLLEDDKHYFPDYTAAPVVRQAYLDAHPQLAEQLKPLAELFDDETMRQLNARVDVDHESPSKVAADFLRQHPLN, from the coding sequence ATGAAACGATTTAGTTTGATTCTGGGCTGCATCCTGCTGTTCGCAGGCGTCGCCCAAGCCGTTGAAAAACCGGTTATCCGCCTCGGCGCCCGAGTGTTTACCGAGCAGACCCTGCTCGCGGAAATCACCGCGCAATACCTGCGCAGCAAAGGCTACGACGCGCAGATCACCGGTGGCCTGGGCAGCAACCTCGCCCGCAGCGCCCACGAAAGCGGGCAGCTGGACATGCTCTGGGAATACACCGGCGTGTCGCTGGTGGCCTACAACCATGTCACCGAAAAACTCGACAGCGCCCAGTCCTACGCCAAGGTAAAAGAACTCGACGCGAAAAAAGGCCTGGTCTGGCTGACGCCGTCGAAATTCAGCAACACCTACGCCCTCGCGCTGCCGAAAAAAGTGGCTGAGGAATATCCGCAGATCACCAACATCAGTCAGTTGAACGAGGTGCTGCGCGCTGAAGCCAAGACCAATCATCTGGTGGCGCTGGATACCGAGTTCGCCAATCGCTCCGACGGCCTGATCGGCATGGTCGATCTCTACGGCATGAACCTGAGCCGCAAGAACATCCGGCAGATGGACGCGGGCCTGGTCTACACCGCGCTGCGCAACGGTCAGGTGTTTGCCGGCCTGGTTTACACCACCGACGGTCGCCTCAATGCCTTCGGCCTGAAACTGCTGGAAGACGACAAGCACTACTTCCCCGACTACACCGCCGCACCGGTGGTGCGTCAGGCCTACCTCGACGCGCACCCGCAACTGGCCGAGCAACTCAAGCCGCTGGCCGAACTGTTCGATGACGAAACCATGCGCCAGCTCAATGCGCGGGTCGATGTCGATCACGAAAGCCCTTCGAAAGTCGCTGCCGATTTCCTGCGCCAGCACCCACTCAACTAA
- a CDS encoding ABC transporter substrate-binding protein, protein MKMLPLRAAIAAALLSAAIGVSAKPLVVCTEASPEGFDMVQYTTAVTADAVAETIFNRLVDFKPGTTEIVPALADTWEISEDGLTYTFHLRQGVKFHTTEYFKPTRDMNADDVVWSFQRQLDPNHPWHKLSSVGFPYFESMGFKELLKSVEKIDDHTVKFTLTRREAPFLADVAMPFTAIYSAEYADQLLKANKTGDLNNKPVGTGPFIFQRYAKDAQVRFKANPEYFRGKPPADALILAIATDNNVRLQKLKANECQIALYPKPDDIPSIKKDDKLKVEELNAMTVSYIAMNTQHKYMSDVRVRKAIDIAFDKAAYVNALFGPGNATVAVNPYPDTLLGYNHDLKNPPRDLDKARALLKEAGVPDGTVFTLFTRNGGGPTNPNPMLGAQMMQADLAKVGIKIDIRVMEWGEMLKRAKAGEHDMVSAGWAGDNGDPDNFLTPMLSCEAAKNGENYARWCNEKFQALLDEARAKVDPAERAKLYEQAQVLFNQDQPWISMAHTRMFTAMRNNVEGYHISPLTTNNFATTQVK, encoded by the coding sequence ATGAAAATGCTTCCCCTACGTGCGGCCATCGCGGCTGCGTTGTTGAGCGCCGCCATCGGCGTCTCGGCCAAACCCTTGGTGGTCTGCACCGAAGCCAGTCCGGAAGGCTTCGATATGGTCCAGTACACAACTGCAGTCACGGCGGACGCTGTGGCCGAAACCATCTTCAACCGCCTGGTGGACTTCAAGCCCGGCACCACGGAAATCGTTCCGGCCCTGGCAGACACCTGGGAAATCAGTGAAGACGGCCTGACCTACACGTTCCACCTGCGCCAAGGTGTCAAGTTTCACACCACCGAATACTTCAAGCCGACCCGCGACATGAACGCCGACGACGTGGTCTGGAGCTTCCAGCGTCAGCTGGACCCGAATCACCCGTGGCACAAGCTGTCGAGCGTGGGCTTCCCGTACTTTGAAAGCATGGGCTTCAAAGAACTGCTCAAAAGCGTCGAAAAAATCGACGACCACACGGTCAAGTTCACCCTGACCCGCCGCGAAGCGCCATTCCTGGCCGACGTCGCGATGCCGTTCACCGCCATCTACTCCGCCGAATACGCTGATCAGTTGCTCAAGGCCAACAAGACCGGCGACCTGAACAACAAACCGGTCGGCACCGGCCCGTTCATCTTCCAGCGCTATGCCAAAGACGCCCAGGTACGCTTCAAGGCCAACCCGGAATATTTCCGTGGCAAGCCGCCGGCCGATGCGCTGATCCTGGCGATCGCCACCGACAACAACGTGCGCCTGCAGAAGCTCAAGGCCAACGAGTGCCAGATCGCGCTGTATCCGAAACCGGACGACATCCCGAGCATCAAGAAAGACGACAAGCTCAAGGTCGAAGAGCTGAACGCGATGACCGTCTCGTACATCGCCATGAACACTCAGCACAAATACATGAGCGACGTGCGCGTGCGTAAGGCGATCGATATCGCCTTCGACAAAGCGGCTTACGTCAACGCGCTGTTTGGCCCGGGCAATGCGACCGTTGCGGTCAACCCGTACCCGGACACGCTGCTGGGCTACAACCACGACCTGAAGAACCCTCCACGTGACCTCGACAAGGCTCGCGCCCTGCTCAAGGAAGCCGGGGTTCCGGACGGCACCGTGTTTACCCTGTTTACCCGCAACGGCGGCGGCCCGACCAACCCCAACCCGATGCTCGGCGCGCAAATGATGCAGGCTGACCTGGCGAAAGTCGGGATCAAGATCGACATCCGCGTGATGGAATGGGGCGAAATGCTAAAACGCGCCAAGGCCGGCGAGCACGACATGGTCTCGGCCGGATGGGCGGGCGACAACGGCGACCCGGATAACTTCCTGACGCCTATGCTCAGTTGCGAAGCTGCCAAGAACGGCGAAAACTACGCACGCTGGTGCAACGAGAAATTCCAGGCACTGCTCGACGAAGCACGGGCTAAAGTAGATCCGGCCGAACGCGCGAAACTCTATGAGCAGGCTCAGGTCCTGTTTAATCAGGATCAACCGTGGATCAGCATGGCCCACACCCGGATGTTTACCGCAATGCGTAACAACGTAGAGGGCTATCACATCAGCCCTCTCACCACTAATAACTTCGCCACCACCCAGGTGAAGTAG
- a CDS encoding ABC transporter ATP-binding protein — protein sequence MSLLEIKNLNVRFGDKTATPVVDGLDLKVDKGEVLAIVGESGSGKSVTMMALMGLIEHPGIVTADSLSFDGKDMLKLSNRQRRQIVGKDLSMVFQDPMTALNPSYTVGFQIEEVLRLHLKMSGKQARKRAIELLEKVEIPGAASRMDAYPHQLSGGMSQRVAIAMAIAGEPKLLIADEPTTALDVTIQAQIMDLLLALQKEQNMGLVLITHDLAVVAETAQRVCVMYAGQAVEVGQVPQLFDIPAHPYSEALLKAIPEHSLGATRLATLPGIVPGRYDRPQGCLLSPRCPYVQDSCRAQRPGLDPKAHSLARCFYPLNQEVA from the coding sequence ATGTCACTGCTAGAAATCAAGAATCTCAACGTTCGCTTCGGCGACAAGACCGCGACGCCGGTGGTCGACGGCCTCGACCTCAAAGTCGACAAGGGCGAAGTGCTGGCCATCGTTGGCGAGTCGGGTTCGGGTAAATCCGTGACCATGATGGCGCTGATGGGCCTGATCGAGCATCCCGGCATCGTCACCGCTGACTCGCTCAGCTTCGACGGCAAAGACATGCTCAAGCTGAGCAACCGTCAACGTCGGCAGATCGTCGGCAAAGACCTGTCGATGGTCTTTCAGGACCCGATGACCGCACTGAACCCGAGCTACACCGTCGGTTTCCAGATCGAAGAAGTACTGCGTCTGCACCTGAAAATGTCCGGCAAGCAAGCGCGCAAACGTGCGATCGAGCTGCTGGAAAAAGTTGAAATCCCGGGCGCCGCCAGCCGTATGGACGCCTACCCGCACCAACTGTCCGGCGGTATGAGCCAGCGTGTTGCGATCGCCATGGCGATTGCCGGCGAGCCGAAACTGCTGATCGCCGACGAACCGACCACTGCCCTCGACGTGACGATTCAGGCACAGATCATGGATTTGCTGCTGGCGTTGCAGAAAGAACAGAACATGGGCCTGGTGCTCATCACTCACGACCTCGCGGTCGTGGCTGAAACTGCCCAGCGCGTCTGTGTGATGTACGCAGGGCAAGCCGTTGAAGTCGGTCAGGTGCCGCAACTGTTCGACATCCCGGCGCACCCGTACAGCGAAGCACTGCTCAAGGCGATCCCCGAGCACAGCCTCGGCGCTACACGTCTGGCCACCCTGCCGGGCATCGTCCCGGGTCGTTACGACCGTCCGCAGGGTTGCCTGCTGTCGCCGCGCTGCCCGTACGTGCAGGACAGCTGCCGCGCGCAGCGTCCAGGCCTTGATCCGAAAGCCCACAGCCTCGCCCGCTGCTTCTACCCGCTGAACCAGGAGGTGGCGTAA
- a CDS encoding ABC transporter permease subunit, with product MFSFIARRLGLLIPTFFGITLLTFALIRMIPGDPVEVMMGERRVDPEMHAQAMERLGLNKPLYAQYLDYIGKLAQGDLGESLRTRESVWTEFTSLFPATLELSMAALLFAGILGLLAGVIAALKRGSLFDHGVMGISLAGYSMPIFWWGLILIMFFSVSLGWTPVSGRIDLLYDIEPRTGFMLIDTLLADDVGAFFDALHHLILPAIVLGTIPLAVIARMTRSSMLEVLREDYIRTAKAKGLSPSRVVFVHGLRNALIPVLTVVGLQVGTLLAGAVLTETIFSWPGIGKWLIEAIGARDYPVVQNGILLIACLVILVNFVVDILYGFANPRIRHQR from the coding sequence ATGTTTAGTTTTATTGCCCGCCGACTGGGGTTGTTGATCCCCACGTTTTTCGGCATCACCTTGCTGACTTTCGCGTTGATTCGCATGATTCCGGGCGACCCCGTGGAAGTGATGATGGGCGAACGTCGGGTCGACCCCGAAATGCACGCTCAGGCAATGGAACGCCTAGGTCTGAACAAGCCGCTGTATGCCCAGTATCTGGACTACATCGGCAAACTGGCTCAAGGCGATCTCGGCGAATCCCTGCGTACCCGTGAGAGCGTATGGACCGAGTTCACCTCCCTCTTCCCGGCGACCCTGGAACTGTCCATGGCCGCCCTGCTGTTCGCCGGCATTCTGGGCCTCTTGGCCGGGGTGATCGCGGCACTCAAGCGAGGATCATTGTTCGACCACGGGGTGATGGGCATCTCCCTCGCGGGTTATTCGATGCCGATCTTCTGGTGGGGTCTGATCCTGATCATGTTCTTCTCGGTGAGCCTCGGCTGGACGCCGGTTTCCGGGCGGATCGACCTGCTCTACGACATCGAGCCGCGCACCGGTTTCATGCTGATCGATACGCTGCTGGCCGATGACGTCGGGGCGTTCTTCGATGCCCTGCATCACCTGATCCTGCCGGCCATCGTCCTCGGCACCATTCCGCTGGCGGTGATCGCGCGGATGACCCGTTCGTCGATGCTCGAAGTACTGCGCGAAGACTACATCCGCACCGCCAAGGCCAAAGGCCTGTCGCCATCGCGCGTGGTGTTCGTCCACGGTCTGCGTAACGCACTGATTCCGGTACTGACCGTGGTCGGCCTGCAAGTCGGCACCCTGCTGGCCGGTGCCGTACTGACTGAAACCATCTTCTCCTGGCCCGGCATCGGTAAATGGCTGATCGAAGCCATCGGCGCCCGGGACTACCCGGTTGTGCAAAACGGCATCCTGTTAATCGCCTGCCTGGTGATTCTGGTCAACTTCGTAGTGGACATCCTCTACGGCTTTGCCAACCCACGCATCCGTCATCAGCGCTGA
- a CDS encoding peptide ABC transporter ATP-binding protein: protein MAVVLTARDLTRHYEVSRGLFKGHATVRALNGVSFELEAGKTLAVVGESGCGKSTLARALTLIEDPSSGSLKIAGQEVAGADKAQRKQLRKDVQMVFQSPYASLNPRQKVGDQLGEPLLINTNLSAAERREKVQAMMKQVGLRPEHYQRYPHMFSGGQRQRIALARAMMLQPKVLVADEPTSALDVSIQAQVLNLFMDLQQEFNTAYVFISHNLAVVQHVADDVMVMYLGRPVEMGPKNDIYERPLHPYTQALLSATPTIHPDPNKPKIKIVGELPNPLNPPPGCAFHKRCPYATERCSTEEPALRQLDSRQVACHYAEQFLDGAA from the coding sequence ATGGCCGTCGTACTTACCGCCCGCGACCTGACCCGTCACTATGAAGTCTCCCGTGGCCTGTTCAAGGGCCACGCGACCGTGCGCGCACTCAATGGCGTGTCGTTCGAACTGGAAGCCGGCAAGACCCTCGCGGTCGTAGGCGAGTCGGGCTGCGGCAAATCCACCCTCGCCCGCGCGTTGACGCTGATTGAAGATCCGTCGTCCGGCTCCTTGAAAATCGCCGGCCAGGAAGTCGCCGGCGCCGACAAGGCCCAGCGCAAGCAACTGCGCAAAGACGTGCAGATGGTGTTTCAGAGCCCGTACGCGTCGTTGAACCCACGGCAGAAAGTCGGCGACCAGCTCGGCGAACCGCTGCTGATCAACACCAACCTCTCCGCCGCCGAGCGTCGTGAGAAAGTCCAGGCGATGATGAAGCAGGTCGGCTTGCGTCCTGAGCATTACCAGCGCTATCCGCACATGTTCTCCGGCGGTCAGCGCCAACGTATCGCACTCGCCCGGGCGATGATGTTGCAACCGAAAGTGCTGGTGGCGGACGAACCGACCTCGGCGCTCGACGTGTCGATTCAGGCGCAGGTGCTCAACCTGTTCATGGATCTGCAGCAGGAGTTCAACACCGCCTACGTGTTCATCTCGCACAACCTCGCAGTGGTGCAGCACGTGGCCGATGACGTGATGGTGATGTACCTCGGGCGCCCGGTGGAAATGGGCCCGAAGAACGACATCTACGAGCGTCCATTGCACCCGTACACCCAGGCGCTGCTGTCGGCGACCCCGACCATTCACCCGGACCCGAACAAGCCGAAAATCAAGATCGTCGGTGAACTGCCCAACCCGCTGAACCCGCCACCGGGCTGCGCTTTCCACAAGCGCTGCCCGTATGCGACCGAGCGTTGCAGCACGGAAGAGCCGGCGTTGCGCCAGCTCGACAGCCGGCAGGTGGCTTGCCACTACGCCGAGCAGTTCCTCGACGGCGCGGCCTAA
- a CDS encoding ABC transporter permease subunit, with protein sequence MSTPTSSVATSAANADQSLLYPSPYKEFWQAFSKNKGAVAGLLFMSLVIFCALFAPWVAPHNPSEQYRDFLLTPPAWLEGGQMQFLLGTDELGRDLLSRLIQGSRLSLLIGLSSVVMSLIPGILLGLFAGFFPKMIGPTIMRLMDIMLALPSLLLAVAIVAILGPGLINTVIAIAVVSLPSYVRLTRAAVMGELNRDYVTAARLAGAGLPRLMFITVLPNCMAPLIVQATLSFSSAILDAAALGFLGLGVQPPTPEWGTMLASARDYIERAWWVVSLPGLTILLSVLAINLMGDGLRDALDPKLKNAA encoded by the coding sequence ATGAGCACTCCAACATCCTCAGTAGCCACATCCGCCGCAAACGCGGATCAAAGCCTGCTGTACCCGTCGCCGTACAAAGAATTCTGGCAAGCCTTCTCCAAGAACAAAGGCGCGGTTGCCGGCTTGCTGTTCATGTCGCTGGTGATTTTCTGCGCACTCTTCGCGCCGTGGGTCGCCCCGCACAACCCGAGCGAGCAATACCGCGACTTCCTGCTGACGCCGCCGGCGTGGCTGGAAGGCGGGCAGATGCAATTCCTGCTCGGCACCGATGAACTGGGTCGTGACCTGCTGTCGCGTCTGATCCAGGGCTCGCGCCTGTCGCTGCTGATTGGCTTGTCGTCGGTCGTCATGTCGCTGATTCCGGGGATCCTCCTCGGTCTGTTCGCCGGGTTCTTCCCGAAGATGATCGGCCCGACCATCATGCGTCTGATGGACATCATGCTGGCCCTGCCATCGCTGCTGCTGGCTGTGGCGATTGTCGCCATCCTCGGCCCTGGCCTGATCAACACCGTGATCGCCATTGCTGTGGTGTCTTTGCCGTCCTACGTGCGTCTGACCCGAGCCGCCGTGATGGGCGAACTGAACCGCGACTACGTGACCGCCGCGCGCCTGGCCGGTGCCGGTCTGCCACGCTTGATGTTCATCACCGTGCTGCCGAACTGCATGGCGCCGCTGATCGTGCAGGCGACTCTGAGCTTCTCGTCGGCAATTCTCGACGCCGCCGCACTGGGCTTCCTCGGCCTAGGCGTACAACCGCCAACCCCTGAGTGGGGCACCATGCTGGCCTCGGCCCGCGACTACATCGAACGCGCCTGGTGGGTAGTCAGTCTGCCTGGTTTGACCATTTTGCTCAGCGTGCTGGCAATCAACTTGATGGGCGACGGTCTGCGCGATGCGCTGGACCCGAAACTCAAGAACGCCGCCTGA